The following are encoded in a window of Pseudomonas graminis genomic DNA:
- the phoU gene encoding phosphate signaling complex protein PhoU, producing MIKDSHTHHISQQFNAELEEVRSHLLEMGGLVEKQVNDAVTALIEADSGLAQRVREVDDRINQMERNIDEECLRILARRQPAASDLRLIISISKSVIDLERIGDESTKIARRAIQLCEEGESPRGYVEVRHISDQVSKMVRDALDSFARFDADLALSVAQYDKNIDREYKTALRELVTYMMEDPRSISRVLNVIWVLRSLERIGDHARNISELVIYLVRGTDVRHLGLKRMQEEVKGLTAERINVLDAPDDK from the coding sequence ATGATCAAAGACAGCCATACACATCACATCTCCCAGCAGTTCAACGCTGAACTGGAAGAAGTTCGCAGCCACCTGCTGGAAATGGGTGGTCTGGTCGAGAAGCAGGTCAACGACGCGGTCACCGCGTTGATCGAAGCCGACTCGGGCCTGGCCCAGCGAGTGCGCGAGGTGGACGACCGGATCAACCAGATGGAGCGCAATATCGACGAAGAGTGCCTGCGCATTCTGGCCCGTCGTCAGCCTGCCGCCTCCGACCTGCGTCTGATCATCAGCATCTCCAAGTCGGTCATCGACCTTGAGCGTATTGGCGATGAGTCCACCAAGATCGCCCGCCGTGCGATTCAGTTGTGTGAAGAGGGTGAGTCCCCGCGCGGTTACGTCGAAGTGCGCCACATCAGCGATCAGGTCAGCAAGATGGTGCGCGATGCACTGGACTCGTTCGCCCGCTTCGATGCCGATCTGGCGTTGTCGGTGGCGCAGTACGACAAAAACATCGACCGTGAGTACAAGACCGCATTGCGTGAGCTGGTCACCTACATGATGGAAGATCCGCGCTCGATCTCCCGCGTGTTAAATGTGATCTGGGTCCTGCGTTCGCTGGAGCGCATCGGTGATCATGCGCGCAACATCTCCGAACTGGTGATCTACCTCGTGCGCGGTACCGATGTTCGCCACCTGGGCCTCAAGCGCATGCAGGAAGAAGTCAAAGGCCTGACCGCCGAAAGGATTAATGTTCTGGACGCGCCTGACGATAAATAA
- a CDS encoding response regulator: MSKVSVLVVDDAPFIRDLVKKGLRNAFPGIALEDAVNGRKAQVLLSREVFDLVLCDWEMPEMSGLELLTWCRQQDNLKTMPFIMVTSRGDKENVIQAIQAGVSDFIGKPFTNEQLLTKVKKALHKVGKLDALMSSGPARVNAAFANDSLSALTGNRPEVVNTAPAASTASQTAQSVVPPVAKAALSAAPTGRGQGQLRLPGGNQPCVIKALTLKEASLLVRRGEVLPQILESAVLDLEQGENAEVARLNGYLHAIAAFEQKPDSEWLQVTFRFVDKDTQKLDYLSRLIARGTAQKHFVPGA, translated from the coding sequence ATGAGTAAAGTCAGTGTATTGGTGGTGGATGACGCACCGTTCATCCGCGATCTGGTCAAGAAAGGCCTGCGCAACGCCTTCCCGGGTATCGCTCTGGAAGACGCGGTCAACGGTCGCAAGGCGCAAGTGCTGCTCAGCCGTGAAGTGTTCGATCTGGTGCTGTGCGATTGGGAAATGCCCGAAATGTCCGGGCTTGAATTGCTGACCTGGTGCCGTCAGCAGGACAACCTGAAGACCATGCCTTTCATCATGGTCACAAGCCGTGGTGATAAGGAAAACGTGATTCAGGCGATCCAGGCTGGCGTATCGGACTTCATCGGCAAGCCGTTTACCAACGAGCAACTGCTGACCAAGGTCAAAAAAGCGCTGCACAAGGTCGGCAAGCTCGACGCGTTGATGTCCAGTGGTCCCGCCCGCGTCAACGCCGCGTTTGCCAATGATTCGCTCAGCGCCTTGACGGGTAACCGTCCCGAGGTCGTCAACACGGCACCTGCGGCTTCAACTGCATCGCAAACTGCTCAGTCTGTGGTCCCGCCTGTGGCAAAAGCGGCTCTTTCCGCCGCACCTACCGGTCGTGGTCAGGGTCAGTTGCGTCTCCCAGGTGGAAACCAGCCCTGCGTGATCAAGGCGTTGACGCTCAAGGAAGCGTCGCTGCTGGTCCGCCGTGGCGAAGTCCTGCCGCAGATCCTTGAAAGCGCCGTGCTCGATCTGGAGCAAGGTGAAAACGCCGAGGTAGCGCGTCTCAATGGCTATCTGCACGCGATTGCCGCGTTCGAGCAGAAGCCGGACAGTGAGTGGCTGCAGGTCACTTTCCGCTTCGTCGACAAGGACACCCAGAAGCTTGATTACCTTTCGCGTC